Within Gemmatimonadaceae bacterium, the genomic segment AGCCTCATCACCGACACCACCCGCGGGCGCGTGAACGCGACCCTCGAGGGCAAGCCGTTCGGCGTGAACCTCACCTACGGCGGCACCACGCCGTCGTCGCTGCCGTCCCCCGCGAACGCCATCTACTCCGCGATCCTCACCGGCGCGCGGACGCTGGTGCTGAAGCGGACGGCCGACACCACCGCGGTGGTGGCCACCATCCCGCTCAACATCGCGACCGGCGCGGACTACACCGTCTACGCCACGGGGGGGGCGTCGGCGTCGGCCATCGTGCCGGTGATCACCACCGACACGAACACCGCACCGGCGCTCGGCGCGGCCCGCGTGCGGATCGTGCACCAGGCCAACGGGGCCGGTGCGGTGGACGTGTTCGTCACCGCCGTGGGCGCGGACCTCGCGCTCGCCACGCCCTCGCTCGCGAACGTGGCCCTGCGTGGTGCGGCCTACCTCGCCTCGCCGGCGGGCACCTACCAGGTGCGCGCAGTTCCCGCCGGCACCGCGCCGGCCCTGCGCGCGGCAAACGTCACCGTCAACCTCGCGTCGATCGCCATCCCGGCGAACGGCGCACGCACCATCGTCGCTGCCGAGAGCACCACCGGCGGGGCGCCGTACCGGTTCATCACCTACATCGATCGCTGACGCGGTCACCGTGGTGACGCGACGGGCCGTCTGCACTGCGCTGTGCGGGCGGCCCGTCGTCACTGCGGGGACTCGTGGCGTGTACTCGACGTTCCGGAAGCAGTCGTCGGTCGGGGCATCCCGGCTGGCGGCGTTGAACATCCCCGCAATGCCGCTGGTATGGCTGCGGTTTTCGGCTGGGCATTCAGGCGAACCATCCGGCTTTGCGCTATCCGAACTTCGATTGCACGCCACCGGGCCGCTAGATTCCTGGACATGACGCTCCTTTCCCGCCGCCGTGCAGTTTCGGCACTCGCCATGGCCTGCAGCGTCGGTGCAGGGCAGCAGCCCCTGGCCGCGCAGGCCACCGACTCCACCGTGATCTCCGGCACCGTCCGTGGGGCGGATTTCCGCGTGCCGGTGCGCGCCGATGTGGAGCTGGTGCCCGTGCGCAACGCCGATCGCGGCGTACGCGCGCAGGCGGGTGCTGACGGCGCGTTCCGGGTGTCGAGTGGCGCCCCCGGCCCGTATCGCATCCGCGCCGCCGGCGTGGGCTACCGTGGGCTGGAGCGCGCGATTCCCGTGCGCGGACACGCCACGCTCTCCGTGACCCTCACGCTTGCCGGCTTGCCGTCGGGCCTGGCGAAGGGGCCGCTCGTCGGCGTCAGCACCGACGCCGATGCCGCGCGTCCGC encodes:
- a CDS encoding DUF4397 domain-containing protein; amino-acid sequence: MTLIPSGVLRVVHRPSLAILAAAALFAGCGTKDAADPLISGPQGRVRLVSLITDTTRGRVNATLEGKPFGVNLTYGGTTPSSLPSPANAIYSAILTGARTLVLKRTADTTAVVATIPLNIATGADYTVYATGGASASAIVPVITTDTNTAPALGAARVRIVHQANGAGAVDVFVTAVGADLALATPSLANVALRGAAYLASPAGTYQVRAVPAGTAPALRAANVTVNLASIAIPANGARTIVAAESTTGGAPYRFITYIDR